One part of the Bacteroidota bacterium genome encodes these proteins:
- a CDS encoding DUF3419 family protein, translating to MSETLTEKVNFDLIRYANCWEDADILLKGLAITPGEKILSIASAGDNSFSLLTQNPEIVVAVDVNKIQGYVVALKKCCFEQLEYEETISFLGFTASTDRDLIFQKIKKELSGDARNYWERNPELISNGIIYAGKFEKYFILFSKRILPLIHSRKKVHELFKIKTEQEQEIFYQEKWDTLRWRLLFKLFFSKYVMGKLGRDPAFLKEVNVPVADYIYNKAGLHLKSKNAQMNFILHFNLNGNFGHLLPHYLQRENYDLIRSNISRLKIMQGYAQDAISTYGRFHGMNLSNIFEYMDEQLFRETAEALISGSNSGGRLAYWNLMVPRRISALLSGTVEYKQELSSSLSQIDKGFFYKQFIVDSKS from the coding sequence ATGAGTGAGACGCTTACTGAAAAAGTCAACTTTGATCTTATCCGATATGCGAACTGTTGGGAAGATGCTGACATTCTTTTGAAAGGTCTGGCCATTACTCCCGGTGAGAAAATTTTGTCCATTGCTTCTGCAGGAGACAATAGCTTTTCATTGCTCACACAAAATCCCGAAATCGTTGTTGCCGTTGACGTCAATAAAATTCAGGGCTATGTAGTAGCACTCAAAAAATGCTGTTTTGAACAACTGGAATACGAAGAAACAATTTCCTTTCTCGGCTTCACTGCTTCGACAGATAGAGATCTTATTTTCCAAAAGATAAAAAAAGAACTATCAGGTGATGCACGAAACTATTGGGAAAGAAATCCGGAATTGATCAGCAATGGCATCATCTACGCAGGTAAATTTGAAAAATATTTTATATTATTCAGTAAACGCATCTTACCATTGATTCATTCACGAAAGAAGGTACATGAATTATTTAAAATTAAAACGGAACAGGAACAGGAAATATTCTATCAAGAGAAATGGGACACACTTCGCTGGCGACTGCTGTTCAAACTGTTTTTCAGCAAGTACGTGATGGGCAAGTTAGGGAGAGATCCCGCGTTTTTAAAAGAGGTAAATGTGCCGGTGGCAGATTATATTTACAATAAAGCAGGACTACATTTAAAAAGTAAAAATGCCCAAATGAATTTTATACTTCATTTCAACCTGAATGGAAATTTTGGTCATTTACTGCCGCACTATCTTCAAAGAGAAAATTATGACCTCATTCGTTCAAACATTTCAAGATTAAAAATCATGCAGGGTTATGCACAGGATGCCATCAGTACTTACGGAAGGTTTCATGGAATGAATCTTTCCAATATATTTGAATACATGGATGAGCAACTCTTTCGCGAAACTGCTGAGGCCCTAATAAGCGGAAGCAATAGCGGCGGACGATTGGCCTATTGGAATTTGATGGTGCCCCGCAGGATTTCTGCTCTACTATCAGGAACGGTTGAATATAAACAGGAACTATCATCATCATTAAGTCAAATAGACAAAGGGTTTTTCTACAAACAATTTATAGTCGATAGTAAATCATGA
- a CDS encoding phosphatidate cytidylyltransferase translates to MNSDLKYSLLLALSFLVLFGLAEYLYHKQHIRAELTRKMVHICTGLLTLLFPLLLIHHWYVLMLCGSFAVIILASLRFNFLPSINAIDRKSHGSICYPIAVYLCFLVYEFYSSKTTHIGNPLLYYYLPILTLAICDPMAAYAGKHFPYGKFKVWGGTKSLSGLTAFFLSSLIITSSVLYSFSATGTTGSDILLLSLPLAIIGGIAEAISSKGLDNITIPVSVLLTLIALT, encoded by the coding sequence ATGAATTCGGATTTAAAATACTCCTTACTCTTAGCACTTTCATTTCTGGTGCTGTTTGGTCTTGCTGAATATCTTTACCACAAGCAACATATCCGGGCAGAGCTGACGCGCAAAATGGTCCATATCTGCACCGGACTTCTCACACTTCTTTTCCCACTACTCCTTATCCATCACTGGTATGTTTTAATGCTCTGCGGTTCCTTCGCGGTAATTATTCTAGCGAGCCTTAGATTTAATTTTCTTCCTTCCATCAACGCTATTGATAGAAAATCTCATGGAAGTATTTGTTATCCCATAGCGGTGTACCTTTGCTTTTTAGTCTATGAATTCTATTCATCAAAAACAACTCATATTGGCAATCCCCTTCTCTATTACTATCTGCCTATTCTGACGCTCGCGATTTGTGATCCGATGGCGGCTTATGCCGGAAAGCACTTTCCGTATGGAAAATTCAAAGTCTGGGGTGGAACAAAATCACTTTCAGGATTGACCGCCTTCTTTCTTTCCTCATTGATCATTACTTCCAGTGTTCTATACTCCTTCTCAGCAACCGGTACAACCGGAAGTGACATTCTTCTCCTATCCTTGCCGTTAGCCATCATTGGAGGTATTGCGGAGGCGATCAGTAGTAAAGGTCTTGACAATATCACCATACCGGTATCCGTATTGCTCACTTTAATAGCACTCACATGA
- a CDS encoding AMP-binding protein: MEKHSDAFNITELFYSSAGKHPSKTALHYRDHAITFSALEQQVTDYAQYLLSKGISKGDRVMVFLPMSIDLYRTVLAIFSIGATAVFLDEWVSKSRMEACCRVAPCKALIGRFKVRLLSLLSSELRKIPIMLSAKYVQPEKKYAVPLTTADDTALITFTTGSTGIPKAAKRTHGFLRAQFDVLLQKIQTHDHEIDMPVLPIVLLMNFGTGTTSVIADFNARKPDTLQPENILKQLKKYQVTRIIASPFFIKQIAKHLISTKAKTPNLTRIITGGAPVFMAEATIYCEAFPDATIEIVYGSTESEPISSISAFQLIKENNKNSLRGLPVGRVDKNTSVKIIPVTDASLHLHADEELSELQSPPYVIGEIIVSGKHVLREYINNEEALKRNKIFIQGTCWHRTGDSGFMDDEGNLYLTGRCNSLIHIKEQLLAPFVYENYFLSINGVETGTIMLKEGRFYAIIEANSFADKELITQEIHKHPIPPEQILFMNKIPRDPRHNSKIDYAKLFKLCLVK; the protein is encoded by the coding sequence ATGGAAAAGCACTCTGACGCATTTAACATTACCGAACTATTTTACAGCTCTGCGGGTAAACATCCCTCTAAAACCGCACTTCACTATCGCGACCACGCCATCACCTTTTCAGCGCTTGAGCAACAAGTAACGGATTACGCACAATATTTATTAAGCAAAGGTATTTCGAAAGGCGATCGGGTGATGGTGTTTCTGCCGATGAGTATAGATTTGTACAGAACTGTTCTTGCCATCTTCAGCATAGGAGCTACGGCTGTATTTCTGGATGAATGGGTCAGCAAGAGCAGAATGGAAGCCTGTTGTCGGGTAGCGCCGTGCAAAGCATTGATAGGTAGATTTAAAGTAAGACTTCTTTCCTTACTTTCATCCGAATTAAGAAAAATACCCATTATGCTAAGTGCGAAGTATGTTCAACCGGAGAAAAAATATGCAGTACCCCTGACCACGGCTGACGACACTGCGCTTATCACTTTTACGACAGGCAGCACCGGCATTCCCAAAGCAGCGAAGCGAACCCATGGTTTTCTCAGGGCTCAGTTTGATGTACTCCTTCAGAAGATACAAACCCACGACCATGAAATCGACATGCCGGTTCTTCCTATTGTTTTACTGATGAATTTTGGAACAGGAACCACCTCTGTCATTGCTGATTTCAATGCACGAAAGCCGGATACACTACAACCTGAAAACATTCTGAAACAGCTAAAGAAATATCAGGTGACACGAATAATTGCTTCTCCTTTCTTTATTAAACAGATCGCCAAACATCTTATTTCTACAAAAGCAAAAACACCCAACTTAACGCGAATCATCACCGGAGGAGCACCGGTATTTATGGCTGAAGCTACCATCTATTGTGAGGCGTTTCCCGATGCTACAATAGAAATCGTTTATGGTTCCACCGAATCAGAACCCATCAGCTCCATTTCAGCATTTCAATTAATAAAAGAAAACAATAAAAATTCCCTTCGCGGACTTCCTGTCGGACGAGTTGATAAAAACACTTCTGTAAAAATCATTCCGGTCACTGATGCTTCTCTTCACCTGCACGCTGACGAAGAATTATCTGAATTGCAATCCCCGCCCTATGTAATTGGCGAAATCATAGTCAGCGGGAAACATGTACTAAGAGAATACATCAACAACGAAGAAGCATTAAAACGAAATAAAATATTCATTCAGGGGACTTGCTGGCATCGCACAGGAGACAGTGGCTTTATGGACGACGAGGGAAACCTCTATCTCACGGGAAGATGCAATTCGCTGATACATATTAAAGAGCAACTGCTTGCACCCTTCGTTTATGAAAATTATTTCTTATCGATAAATGGTGTAGAAACAGGAACCATCATGTTGAAGGAAGGAAGGTTTTATGCGATCATCGAAGCCAACTCTTTCGCTGATAAAGAATTGATCACTCAGGAAATTCACAAACACCCCATTCCGCCGGAGCAAATCCTTTTCATGAATAAAATTCCACGTGATCCAAGGCATAATTCGAAGATTGACTATGCGAAATTGTTTAAGCTGTGCTTAGTAAAATGA